The nucleotide window AGGTTGGGATGGTAATTATAATAATAACCCAATGCCTTCTTCGGATTATTGGTTTGAAATAGTTACTGAACAAGGAAAGATACTAAAAGGACATTTTTCTTTAAAACGATAAACTTTGGAAAATGCTGAATTAAGATTATTTGAAATTTGATAGCAAAAGGTGTTCTAGAAATAGAGCACCTTTTTTTTGTAACATCAAAACCTGTCAGGTCTCGAAATGTTCCTCACTAAAAAAGCAAAATGTTTCTCTTTAGCCGCGATAGAAATGGAAATCCTTGTGGGTCTCGTCTTTTGGGACGAGATCCACAAGATTGAAGTGAATAGCGGGAGGATTCTTTCTGAAAAAGCAAAATTTTTCTGCTCCAAAAAAAGTAATAAAGTTTTGATGTAGAGGTGTTTTTCAGGAATAAAAGATGTAATGGTATTTTGAATAATTCGTAAATTATGATTGAATTGAATCGTTTTGATTGTGTTTATTTTAATGTTGAATTGTTCGGATTGAGAAAATGATTATATTCGCATCACTAAAAATATTCGGAATGAAGTCGCTTGATTTTTAATTTTCTATAGAAAATTAATTTGAAATGGCTGACTCTATTTTAATTTAACTAATAAAAATATTTATGAAAAAAATTGTGTTATTCTTGGTCATGTGCCTTTCAGCTTTTCCGGTAAAAGCCGATGAGGGGATGTGGTTTTTAATGTTTATTGAAAGATTGAACCATAGAGATATGGAAAAAATGGGTCTGCAATTGACCGCCGAAGAAATTTACAGCATCAATCACCATAGTTTGAAAGATGCAGTAGTGCAATTCAACGGAGGCTGTACGGCAGAAATCGTTTCGAAAGACGGTTTGGTTCTGACCAACCACCACTGTGGATACAGTGCCATTGCTGAACTTTCTTCGGCTGAGCAAAATTATTTGAGAGATGGTTTTTGGGCAAAAGAAAGAAGTGCGGAGATGAAACCAAAATCATTATACGTTCGTTTCTTCGTTCGTATGGACGATGTTTCGAAAAGAATTTTATCGAAAGTAAATGATAAAATGACCGAAACCGAAAGAAACAAAATCATTCAACAAGAAATTGCGTTAATAGAAAAAGAAAATAGTGAAGGAGGAAAATATACCGTTTCTGTTCGTCCATTTTTTCAAGGAAATGAATATTACTATTTTGTTTATCAGGATTATACCGATGTTCGTTTAGTGGGGACACCTCCGGAAAGCGTTGGTAAATTTGGAGGAGATACAGATAACTGGGAATGGCCACGTCAAACGGGTGATTTCTCAATGTTTAGAGTATATGCTGATAAAGATGGAAATCCAGCGGCATACTCAAAAGATAATGTGCCATTGCAACCAAAACATTATTTGCCTGTAAGTATCAAAGGGGTAAAAGAAAATGATTTTGCTATGATCTTGGGCTATCCGGGAAGAACAAACCGTTGGATGCCTGCTGGAGGAATCGAACAAAACGTGAAATATGCTTATCCTGCTTGGGTTGAAGGTGCCAAAACCGGAATGGACCAAATGAAAAAGTATATGGACAAAGATGCAACAGTTCGTTTGCAATATGCTTCAAAATATGCTTCTACGGCTAATTATTGGAAAAACCGTCAGGGTATGATTGACGCTTTAACCAAAGCAGGAACTGCAAAAACTAAAGCGGCTCAGGAAGCGAAATTCAATGCTTGGGCTAATAAACCTGAGAACAAAGAAAAATACGGAAACGTAATTGCTACAATCAATAAGTATTATGTCGAGACCAATTTAAAATCGCGTCACGATAATTATTTGACACAATTATTACGTACTTCTGCTTATGGTGTTGCGCCGGCAACTATTGGAAATGCTTTAATTGGCTATTACAAGGAAACTGATAATAACAAAGCACAAATGCTTCCTAAGATTACTGCTTTGATCGGAAATGTTTATGGCGATTTTTATGCTCCTGCGGAAAAAGATATTCTTGCAGCGCAATTGAATTTGTATGCATCGAAAGGAGCTGAATACGGTTTGGCACCTGAAATTGCTAAAATGAAAGCAGCTAACAACGGTGACTTTACCAATGATGTAAACAATGCAATTTCGAAAAGTATTTTTGCAAATAAAGAAGCTATAACTGCTTTTATGGAAAATCCAAAACCAGAAGTTATTGCCACAGATCCTTTATTTGTTATCTCAAATGATTTGATTGCGAAATTCAGAGCAAAATCACCAGAACAATTGAAAGCGGATGATGATTTTGCGATTGCTTACCGCGAATTGGTTGAAGGTTTAAGAACTTCTAAATTGAACGCGATTCAATATCCGGATGCCAACTCAACATTAAGACTGACTTATGGAAAAGTTCGCGCTTTGCCAGCAGACAAACGTAATGATGCTAAAATCAATAATTATACAGACATGCAAAGTATGGTGAAAAAGTACAAAGCAGGTGATCAGGAGTTTGATTTGCCAGCTCGTTTGTTGGAATTAAACAAAGCAAAAGATTTTGGGCAGTATGCAGACAAGGCGGGTTATATGCCAATAAATTTCTTGACTGATAACGATATTACAGGAGGAAATTCAGGTTCTCCAGTTTTAAATGGAAAAGGAGAATTAATCGGAATTGCTTTTGATGGAAACATCGAAGCGATGGCAGGCGATGTTATTTTTGATTCGAAATTGCAAAGAACGATCAACGTTGATATTCGTTATGTACTTTGGATTATTGATAAATACGCTGGAGCTAAAAACATTATTGATGAAATGACAATCGTGAAATAATATTTTATTCGATTGTAAATAAAAAACCGTCCTAATGAAAATTGGGATGGTTTTTTATTTACATAAGGGGAATTAGTCGTGATAAGTGTCAAACAAATACTGTAGGGTTTCAGGAATATTATTAGCTTTCATGCTTGGATATTTTATATGGGATTCAATCCAATTTTCGATTATTAAATGAAAATCATCACCCACATCGTACAATACCGGGACTCCTAGTTTTTTTAGAGCGGCAGCATTGCATTCCTGCTCGTAATGCTTGCGGATAGGAATCGAGAGTAATTTTTTCCCAAGATATAAGGCTTCGGAAGGAGTTTCAAATCCTCCACCGGTGATGATACCTTCACATTTTATGAGGCTTTTATTGAAATATTCTTGGTTTACTGGAAAATAAGTAACGTTTCTAATAGTATGTTTTTCTTTTATTCCGTTCAAAAACCAGTGGAATTTTAAGTTTGGAAGTTTGTTGAATGCTTTTTCCAAGCAATCTTGTTGAAAAGAGG belongs to Flavobacterium aquiphilum and includes:
- a CDS encoding S46 family peptidase, which translates into the protein MKKIVLFLVMCLSAFPVKADEGMWFLMFIERLNHRDMEKMGLQLTAEEIYSINHHSLKDAVVQFNGGCTAEIVSKDGLVLTNHHCGYSAIAELSSAEQNYLRDGFWAKERSAEMKPKSLYVRFFVRMDDVSKRILSKVNDKMTETERNKIIQQEIALIEKENSEGGKYTVSVRPFFQGNEYYYFVYQDYTDVRLVGTPPESVGKFGGDTDNWEWPRQTGDFSMFRVYADKDGNPAAYSKDNVPLQPKHYLPVSIKGVKENDFAMILGYPGRTNRWMPAGGIEQNVKYAYPAWVEGAKTGMDQMKKYMDKDATVRLQYASKYASTANYWKNRQGMIDALTKAGTAKTKAAQEAKFNAWANKPENKEKYGNVIATINKYYVETNLKSRHDNYLTQLLRTSAYGVAPATIGNALIGYYKETDNNKAQMLPKITALIGNVYGDFYAPAEKDILAAQLNLYASKGAEYGLAPEIAKMKAANNGDFTNDVNNAISKSIFANKEAITAFMENPKPEVIATDPLFVISNDLIAKFRAKSPEQLKADDDFAIAYRELVEGLRTSKLNAIQYPDANSTLRLTYGKVRALPADKRNDAKINNYTDMQSMVKKYKAGDQEFDLPARLLELNKAKDFGQYADKAGYMPINFLTDNDITGGNSGSPVLNGKGELIGIAFDGNIEAMAGDVIFDSKLQRTINVDIRYVLWIIDKYAGAKNIIDEMTIVK